Proteins from a single region of Mustela erminea isolate mMusErm1 chromosome X, mMusErm1.Pri, whole genome shotgun sequence:
- the LOC116583152 gene encoding LOW QUALITY PROTEIN: T-complex protein 1 subunit zeta-like (The sequence of the model RefSeq protein was modified relative to this genomic sequence to represent the inferred CDS: inserted 1 base in 1 codon; deleted 2 bases in 2 codons; substituted 1 base at 1 genomic stop codon), whose product MAAVKTLNPKAEVARAQAVLAVNISVARDLQDVLRTNLGPKGTMKMLVSGAGDIKLTKDGNVLLHEMQIQHPTASLIAKVATAQDDITGDGTTSNVLIIGKLLKQADLYISEGLHPRIITEGFEAAKEKALQFLEQVKVSKEMDRETLIDVAKTSLRTKVHAELADVLTEAVVDSILAIKKQDEPIDLFMVEIMEMKHKSETDTSLIRGLVLDHGAHGDMKQRVEDAYILTCNVSLEYEKTEVNSGFFYKSAEEREKLVKAERKFIEDRVKKIIELKKKVCGDSDKGFVVINQKGIDLFSLDALAKEEGIVALCRAKXRNMERLTLACGGVALNSFDDLSPDCLGHAGLVYEYTLGEEKFTFIEKCNNPRSVTLLIKGPNKHTLTQIKDAIRDGLRVVKNSLDDGCVVPGAGAVEVAMAEALIKYEPSVKGRAQLGVQAFADALLIIPKVLAQNSGFDLQETLVKVQAEHSESGQLVGVDLNTGEPMVAAEVGIWDNYCVKKQLLHSCTVIATNILLVDEIMXAGMSSLKG is encoded by the exons ATGGCTGCCGTGAAGACCCTGAACCCCAAGGCCGAGGTAGCTCGAGCCCAGGCGGTGTTGGCGGTGAACATCAGCGTGGCCCGGGACCTGCAGGACGTGCTGAGGACCAACTTGGGGCCTAAAGGTACCATGAAGATGCTGGTTTCGGGAGCTGGAGACATCAAGCTCACTAAAGACGGCAATGTACTGCTTCATGAAATGCAAATTCAGCACCCAACAGCCTCCTTAATAGCCAAAGTAGCAACAGCCCAAGATGACATAACTGGTGATGGTACCACTTCCAATGTCTTAATCATCGGCAAGCTACTGAAGCAGGCAGATCTCTACATTTCTGAAGGTCTTCATCCCAGAATAATAACAGAAGGATTTGAAGCTGCAAAGGAAAAGGCACTTCAGTTTTTGGAACAAGTCAAAGTAAGCAAAGAAATGGACAGGGAAACACTTATAGATGTGGCCAAAACATCTCTGCGTACTAAAGTGCATGCTGAACTTGCTGATGTTTTAACAGAGGCTGTGGTGGACTCCATTTTggccattaaaaaacaagatgaacCTATCGACCTCTTCATGGTTGAGATCATGGAGATGAAACATAAATCTGAAACTGATACGAGCTTAATCAGAGGTCTTGTTTTGGACCATGGGGCACATGGGGATATGAAACAAAGAGTAGAAGATGCATACATCCTCACATGCAACGTGTcattagaatatgaa aaaacagaagtgaaTTCTGGC TTTTTTTACAAGAGTgcggaagagagagagaagcttgtaaaggctgaaagaaaattcattgaagatagagttaaaaaaataatagaattgaaaaagaaagtttgtgGTGATTCAGATAAAGGATTCGTTGTTATTAATCAAAAGGGAATTGACCTCTTTTCCTTAGATGCTCTTGCAAAAGAAGAAGGTATAGTAGCTCTGTGTAGAGCTA AGAGAAATATGGAAAGGCTGACTCTTGCTTGTGGTGGAGTGGCTCTAAATTCCTTTGATGACCTAAGTCCTGATTGTTTGGGACATGCAGGACTTGTCTATGAATATACATTGGGAGAAGAGAAGTTCACTTTTATTGAGAAATGTAACAATCCTCGCTCTGTCACATTATTGATCAAAGGACCAAATaagcacacactcacacaaatcAAAGATGCAATAAGAGATGGCTTGAGGGTTGTTAAAAATTCTCTTGATGATGGCTGTGTAGTTCCAGGAGCAGGTGCAGTGGAAGTGGCAATGGCAGAAGCCTTGATTAAGTACGAGCCCAGTGTAAAGGGCAGGGCCCAGCTGGGAGTTCAAGCATTTGCTGATGCATTGCTCATTATTCCCAAGGTGCTTGCTCAGAATTCTGGTTTTGACCTTCAGGAAACACTAGTTAAAGTTCAAGCAGAACATTCAGAATCAGGTCAACTTGTCGGTGTGGACCTGAACACAGGTGAGCCAATGGTAGCAGCCGAAGTAGGCATATGGGATAACTATTGTGTAAAGAAGCAGCTGCTTCACTCCTGCACTGTGATTGCCACCAACATTCTCCTGGTTGATGAGATCATGTGAGCTGGAATGTCTTCTCTAAAAGGTTGA